In the Numida meleagris isolate 19003 breed g44 Domestic line chromosome 5, NumMel1.0, whole genome shotgun sequence genome, one interval contains:
- the TACC2 gene encoding transforming acidic coiled-coil-containing protein 2 isoform X4, with amino-acid sequence MISLKMFSFNVERCKEESRGTARSSEIASKPDSCEEAAGLVSGDVPVAAAPGGEVELPPQEAESVTKEIKRSSDSEEAFETPESTTPVKAPPSPPQPPPDAAAAVVADIAEQEIKPQLLLEDTGIPPESVPVTDVSHSESVEESPFRPPCHSFSTVFDEDKPIASSGTYNLDFDNIELVDSLHALGPSSPELKNRDPKANVRRKSTDSVPVSKSTLSRSLSLQASDFDGACYLGNSETLAPAADAYGTGSSSASSTLKRTKKSRPASLKKKQSAKKSLDAPPVKETPQEPPDLGEAASAGEEKPAPEAKADSVKPEYTDPSKTSAEKQEAPAVPEGSSPLDPDGLEGISAFSAGGSKVQNSPPANKKTLPLTPAPEAGEVTPSDTGGQEDPPAKGVAVRLEFDYSEEKGIGEDQQESTPPPKKAGKKPGAKMPLRRPKTKKSVEKLDNAPTTPTKTPTDPNEIPITKGSYTFDIDKWDDPNFNPFSSSTKMQESPKLPQQTYSFEPDMCEDSIDPFKSSSKIANSPTKSPASFEIPASANETNGTDGDNLNKPAKKKKTPLKTMVEDVMSVCSLFDTFRVKKSPKRSPLSDPPSQDPTPLPTPETPPVISAVVHATDEEKLAVTSQKWTCMTVDLSTDKQDYPQPSDLSTFVNETKFNSPTEELEYGNSYEIEYMEKIGSSVPQDDSTPKKQSLYLMFDAQQESPVKSPPVRLSDSTTPCSGSSFEDPEAQQSSGMKIQHPASRVLAASQEAHLQSPDKSKQKDLEPMTLGTTPEAIEITSPEDSFVSADALLNRISKKTICDQPEYLDPDLAEKNPPVFAQKLQREPAIPADVSISKSVLYSRIGASDAESTTSLLYPQQDLDAALRLARAEIVAKEREVSEWKEKYEESRREVMEMRKIVSEYEKTIAQMIEDEQREKSVSHHTVQQLIVEKEQALADLNSVEKSLADLFRRYEKMKEVLEGFRKNEEVLKKCAQEYLSRVKKEEQRYQALKIHAEEKLDRANAEIAQVRGKAQQEQAAYQASLRKEQLKVDALERTLEQKNKEIEELTKICDELIAKMGKS; translated from the exons GAGCTCTGACTCAGAAGAAGCATTTGAGACCCCAGAGTCCACTACACCGGTCAAGGCTCCCCCATCACCTCCACAGCCACCCCCCgacgcagcagcagcagtcgTAGCGGACATAGCAGAGCAAGAAATcaaacctcagctgctcctggaaGACACAG GAATACCTCCTGAATCTGTCCCTGTAACTGATGTGTCACACAGTGAGTCAGTTGAAGAGAGCCCTTTCCGTCCTCCTTGCCATTCTTTTTCCACCGTCTTCGATGAGGACAAGCCAATAGCCAGCAGTGGAACTTACAACTTGGACTTCGATAACATTGAGTTGGTCGATTCTCTCCATGCCTTAGGACCGAGCTCTCCAGAATTGAAGAATCGTGACCCCAAAGCGAATGTTCGAAGAAAATCCACCGATTCAGTGCCAGTTTCCAAATCTACATTATCTCGATCTCTTAGCTTGCAAGCGAGTGATTTTGATGGAGCATGCTATCTTGGCAACAGCGAGACACTAGCGCCGGCAGCAGATGCTTATGGTACTGGTTCAAGCAGTGCTTCCAGTACCCTTAAGCGAACAAAGAAATCCAGGCCCGCTTCCTTAAAAAAGAAGCAGTCAGCAAAAAAATCTCTGGACGCTCCGCCAGTGAAGGAAACGCCACAAGAGCCTCCTGACCTTGGCGAAGCAGCTTCTGCAGGTGAGGAGAAACCAGCGCCTGAAGCAAAGGCTGACTCAGTAAAACCTGAATATACTGACCCTTCTAAAACCTCTGCTGAGAAACAGGAGGCCCCGGCTGTGCCTGAGGGATCCTCCCCTTTGGATCCAGACGGTTTGGAAGGGATTAGTGCTTTTAGTGCTGGAGGCAGCAAAGTGCAAAACTCGCCCCCTGCCAACAAGAAAACGCTACCTCTTACACCTGCACCTGAGGCTGGGGAGGTGACTCCGTCGGACACTGGGGGACAAGAGGACCCTCCGGCCAAAGGTGTTGCGGTGAGGCTGGAATTTgattattctgaagaaaaagggaTTGGTGAAGACCAGCAGGAGAGCACTCCTCCTCCTAAAAAAGCAGGTAAAAAGCCTGGTGCTAAAATGCCACTACGGAGGCCAAAGACTAAAAAGTCGGTGGAGAAGCTTGACAATGCTCCGACCACGCCGACAAAGACACCCACTGATCCAAACGAAATCCCTATCACGAAAGGATCGTACACTTTTGATATCGACAAGTGGGATGATCCCAATTTTAACCCGTTCTCCTCCAGTACAAAAATGCAAGAATCTCCCAAGCTGCCTCAACAAACGTACAGTTTTGAGCCAGACATGTGCGAGGACTCTATTGACCCTTTCAAGTCTTCTTCTAAGATTGCCAACTCACCCACTAAATCTCCAGCCTCCTTTGAGATACCAGCCAGTGCCAATGAAACAAACGGAACTGATGGAGACAACTTGAATAAACCTGCAAAAAAGAAGAAGACGCCACTAAAGAC GATGGTAGAAGATGTGATGTCTGTATGTTCTCTGTT TGATACATTTAGGGtgaaaaaatcaccaaaaagATCGCCACTATCTGATCCTCCTTCTCAG GATCCCACCCCGCTGCCTACCCCAGAAACGCCTCCCGTCATATCCGCGGTGGTCCATGCGACGGATGAGGAGAAACTGGCAGTGACCAGTCAGAAATGGACCTGCATGACTGTGGACCTGAGCACAGACAAGCAGGATTACCCACAGCCCTCTGATCTGTCCACATTTGTCAATGAGACCAAGTTCAACTCTCCTACAGAGG aaTTGGAATATGGCAACTCATATGAAATAGAATATATGGAGAAAATAGGCTCCTCTGTGCCT CAGGATGATAGCACCCCGAAGAAACAATCTTTATACCTAATGTTCGATGCACAGCAAGAGAGCCCAGTCAAATCGCCTCCCGTCAGGCTGTCTGATTCCACCACGCCGTGCTCAGG GTCAAGTTTTGAAGACCCCGAAGCCCAGCAGTCCTCTGGAATGAAAATACAACATCCAGCTTCCCGAGTCCTCGCTGCCAGCCAAGAGGCACACTTACAGTCACCAGACAAGTCAAAACAGAAGGACTTAGAGCCCATGACGCTAGGAACAACCCCAGAGGCTATTGAAATA ACATCTCCCGAAGACTCCTTTGTCTCTGCTGATGCTCTTCTCAACAGGATATCTAAGAAAACAATATGTGATCAACCTGAATATCTAGATCCTGACTTAGCAGAAAAGAACCCTCCAGTATTTGCTCAGAAACTTCAG agaGAACCTGCTATCCCAGCAGATGTTTCCATCTCTAAAAGTGTGCTGTACTCGCGGATCGGCGCTTCGGATGCAGAAAGCACCACGAGTCTTCTCTACCCCCAGCAAGACTTAGACGCTGCGCTACGACTTGCCAGAGCAGAG ATTGTGGCCAAGGAAAGAGAAGTATCTGAGtggaaagagaaatatgaagaaagcagaagggaagtgATGGAAATGAG gaAAATAGTTTCGGAATATGAGAAGACGATTGCTCAGATGATAG AGGACGAGCAGAGAGAGAAGTCTGTCTCCCATCACACTGTTCAGCAGCTGATCGTGGAGAAGGAGCAAGCGCTGGCGGATCTGAACTCGGTGGAGAAATCCCTGGCAGATCTTTTCAGGAGATAcgagaaaatgaaagaagtgtTGGAGGGGTTTCGAAAG aatGAAGAAGTACTAAAGAAATGTGCGCAAGAGTATTTATCACGAGtcaagaaagaagaacagaggTATCAAGCACTCAAAATCCACGCTGAGGAAAAACTGGACAG AGCCAATGCTGAAATTGCGCAAGTGAGAGGCAAGGCTCAGCAAGAGCAAGCGGCGTATCAGGCCAGCCTTCGTAAAGAGCAGCTGAAGGTGGACGCGTTGGAAAGGACACTGGAACAGAAG aataaaGAGATAGAAGAGTTAACAAAGATTTGTGACGAACTGATTGCCAAAATGGGGAAAAGCTAA
- the TACC2 gene encoding transforming acidic coiled-coil-containing protein 2 isoform X5, producing the protein MGGSQSLQQAQAGSLAREPSEAMSSDSEEAFETPESTTPVKAPPSPPQPPPDAAAAVVADIAEQEIKPQLLLEDTGIPPESVPVTDVSHSESVEESPFRPPCHSFSTVFDEDKPIASSGTYNLDFDNIELVDSLHALGPSSPELKNRDPKANVRRKSTDSVPVSKSTLSRSLSLQASDFDGACYLGNSETLAPAADAYGTGSSSASSTLKRTKKSRPASLKKKQSAKKSLDAPPVKETPQEPPDLGEAASAGEEKPAPEAKADSVKPEYTDPSKTSAEKQEAPAVPEGSSPLDPDGLEGISAFSAGGSKVQNSPPANKKTLPLTPAPEAGEVTPSDTGGQEDPPAKGVAVRLEFDYSEEKGIGEDQQESTPPPKKAGKKPGAKMPLRRPKTKKSVEKLDNAPTTPTKTPTDPNEIPITKGSYTFDIDKWDDPNFNPFSSSTKMQESPKLPQQTYSFEPDMCEDSIDPFKSSSKIANSPTKSPASFEIPASANETNGTDGDNLNKPAKKKKTPLKTMVEDVMSVCSLFDTFRVKKSPKRSPLSDPPSQDPTPLPTPETPPVISAVVHATDEEKLAVTSQKWTCMTVDLSTDKQDYPQPSDLSTFVNETKFNSPTEELEYGNSYEIEYMEKIGSSVPQDDSTPKKQSLYLMFDAQQESPVKSPPVRLSDSTTPCSGSSFEDPEAQQSSGMKIQHPASRVLAASQEAHLQSPDKSKQKDLEPMTLGTTPEAIEITSPEDSFVSADALLNRISKKTICDQPEYLDPDLAEKNPPVFAQKLQREPAIPADVSISKSVLYSRIGASDAESTTSLLYPQQDLDAALRLARAEIVAKEREVSEWKEKYEESRREVMEMRKIVSEYEKTIAQMIEDEQREKSVSHHTVQQLIVEKEQALADLNSVEKSLADLFRRYEKMKEVLEGFRKNEEVLKKCAQEYLSRVKKEEQRYQALKIHAEEKLDRANAEIAQVRGKAQQEQAAYQASLRKEQLKVDALERTLEQKNKEIEELTKICDELIAKMGKS; encoded by the exons GAGCTCTGACTCAGAAGAAGCATTTGAGACCCCAGAGTCCACTACACCGGTCAAGGCTCCCCCATCACCTCCACAGCCACCCCCCgacgcagcagcagcagtcgTAGCGGACATAGCAGAGCAAGAAATcaaacctcagctgctcctggaaGACACAG GAATACCTCCTGAATCTGTCCCTGTAACTGATGTGTCACACAGTGAGTCAGTTGAAGAGAGCCCTTTCCGTCCTCCTTGCCATTCTTTTTCCACCGTCTTCGATGAGGACAAGCCAATAGCCAGCAGTGGAACTTACAACTTGGACTTCGATAACATTGAGTTGGTCGATTCTCTCCATGCCTTAGGACCGAGCTCTCCAGAATTGAAGAATCGTGACCCCAAAGCGAATGTTCGAAGAAAATCCACCGATTCAGTGCCAGTTTCCAAATCTACATTATCTCGATCTCTTAGCTTGCAAGCGAGTGATTTTGATGGAGCATGCTATCTTGGCAACAGCGAGACACTAGCGCCGGCAGCAGATGCTTATGGTACTGGTTCAAGCAGTGCTTCCAGTACCCTTAAGCGAACAAAGAAATCCAGGCCCGCTTCCTTAAAAAAGAAGCAGTCAGCAAAAAAATCTCTGGACGCTCCGCCAGTGAAGGAAACGCCACAAGAGCCTCCTGACCTTGGCGAAGCAGCTTCTGCAGGTGAGGAGAAACCAGCGCCTGAAGCAAAGGCTGACTCAGTAAAACCTGAATATACTGACCCTTCTAAAACCTCTGCTGAGAAACAGGAGGCCCCGGCTGTGCCTGAGGGATCCTCCCCTTTGGATCCAGACGGTTTGGAAGGGATTAGTGCTTTTAGTGCTGGAGGCAGCAAAGTGCAAAACTCGCCCCCTGCCAACAAGAAAACGCTACCTCTTACACCTGCACCTGAGGCTGGGGAGGTGACTCCGTCGGACACTGGGGGACAAGAGGACCCTCCGGCCAAAGGTGTTGCGGTGAGGCTGGAATTTgattattctgaagaaaaagggaTTGGTGAAGACCAGCAGGAGAGCACTCCTCCTCCTAAAAAAGCAGGTAAAAAGCCTGGTGCTAAAATGCCACTACGGAGGCCAAAGACTAAAAAGTCGGTGGAGAAGCTTGACAATGCTCCGACCACGCCGACAAAGACACCCACTGATCCAAACGAAATCCCTATCACGAAAGGATCGTACACTTTTGATATCGACAAGTGGGATGATCCCAATTTTAACCCGTTCTCCTCCAGTACAAAAATGCAAGAATCTCCCAAGCTGCCTCAACAAACGTACAGTTTTGAGCCAGACATGTGCGAGGACTCTATTGACCCTTTCAAGTCTTCTTCTAAGATTGCCAACTCACCCACTAAATCTCCAGCCTCCTTTGAGATACCAGCCAGTGCCAATGAAACAAACGGAACTGATGGAGACAACTTGAATAAACCTGCAAAAAAGAAGAAGACGCCACTAAAGAC GATGGTAGAAGATGTGATGTCTGTATGTTCTCTGTT TGATACATTTAGGGtgaaaaaatcaccaaaaagATCGCCACTATCTGATCCTCCTTCTCAG GATCCCACCCCGCTGCCTACCCCAGAAACGCCTCCCGTCATATCCGCGGTGGTCCATGCGACGGATGAGGAGAAACTGGCAGTGACCAGTCAGAAATGGACCTGCATGACTGTGGACCTGAGCACAGACAAGCAGGATTACCCACAGCCCTCTGATCTGTCCACATTTGTCAATGAGACCAAGTTCAACTCTCCTACAGAGG aaTTGGAATATGGCAACTCATATGAAATAGAATATATGGAGAAAATAGGCTCCTCTGTGCCT CAGGATGATAGCACCCCGAAGAAACAATCTTTATACCTAATGTTCGATGCACAGCAAGAGAGCCCAGTCAAATCGCCTCCCGTCAGGCTGTCTGATTCCACCACGCCGTGCTCAGG GTCAAGTTTTGAAGACCCCGAAGCCCAGCAGTCCTCTGGAATGAAAATACAACATCCAGCTTCCCGAGTCCTCGCTGCCAGCCAAGAGGCACACTTACAGTCACCAGACAAGTCAAAACAGAAGGACTTAGAGCCCATGACGCTAGGAACAACCCCAGAGGCTATTGAAATA ACATCTCCCGAAGACTCCTTTGTCTCTGCTGATGCTCTTCTCAACAGGATATCTAAGAAAACAATATGTGATCAACCTGAATATCTAGATCCTGACTTAGCAGAAAAGAACCCTCCAGTATTTGCTCAGAAACTTCAG agaGAACCTGCTATCCCAGCAGATGTTTCCATCTCTAAAAGTGTGCTGTACTCGCGGATCGGCGCTTCGGATGCAGAAAGCACCACGAGTCTTCTCTACCCCCAGCAAGACTTAGACGCTGCGCTACGACTTGCCAGAGCAGAG ATTGTGGCCAAGGAAAGAGAAGTATCTGAGtggaaagagaaatatgaagaaagcagaagggaagtgATGGAAATGAG gaAAATAGTTTCGGAATATGAGAAGACGATTGCTCAGATGATAG AGGACGAGCAGAGAGAGAAGTCTGTCTCCCATCACACTGTTCAGCAGCTGATCGTGGAGAAGGAGCAAGCGCTGGCGGATCTGAACTCGGTGGAGAAATCCCTGGCAGATCTTTTCAGGAGATAcgagaaaatgaaagaagtgtTGGAGGGGTTTCGAAAG aatGAAGAAGTACTAAAGAAATGTGCGCAAGAGTATTTATCACGAGtcaagaaagaagaacagaggTATCAAGCACTCAAAATCCACGCTGAGGAAAAACTGGACAG AGCCAATGCTGAAATTGCGCAAGTGAGAGGCAAGGCTCAGCAAGAGCAAGCGGCGTATCAGGCCAGCCTTCGTAAAGAGCAGCTGAAGGTGGACGCGTTGGAAAGGACACTGGAACAGAAG aataaaGAGATAGAAGAGTTAACAAAGATTTGTGACGAACTGATTGCCAAAATGGGGAAAAGCTAA